A window of Lacibacter sediminis contains these coding sequences:
- a CDS encoding peptidylprolyl isomerase, producing MKSLLFLILGSLLFAQTHAQILKTDANLLKLKAPETFKAEFFTSKGNFTVEVYRSWSPLGADRFYQLIRSGYYNNTIIFRVVEDFLVQFGVSEDKQKNIFWQGKNLKDEPVVGSNTDSTICFSRGAPNTRKTSIFINLRNNLTYDTLNAGGVKGFVPFAKVITGMDVVRQFFSGYGNDAMKPADTIYFKGNKWFINKFPQIDIIKEARIIKD from the coding sequence ATGAAATCGCTTTTATTTTTGATACTCGGTTCTCTTTTGTTTGCACAAACCCACGCACAGATATTAAAAACAGATGCCAACCTTTTGAAGCTAAAAGCACCGGAAACCTTCAAAGCAGAGTTTTTTACCAGCAAAGGAAACTTCACTGTTGAAGTATATCGAAGCTGGTCGCCGCTGGGAGCTGATCGTTTTTATCAACTCATCCGCAGCGGTTATTACAACAACACCATCATTTTCCGTGTGGTGGAAGATTTTTTGGTGCAGTTTGGCGTTAGCGAAGACAAACAGAAGAATATTTTCTGGCAGGGAAAGAATCTCAAAGACGAACCCGTTGTTGGCTCCAATACCGACAGCACCATTTGCTTTTCACGTGGCGCTCCCAACACCCGTAAAACATCCATCTTCATCAACCTGCGTAATAATCTCACCTACGACACATTAAATGCCGGAGGCGTTAAAGGTTTTGTACCTTTCGCAAAAGTGATCACTGGTATGGACGTGGTGAGGCAGTTCTTTTCAGGTTATGGTAATGATGCCATGAAACCTGCTGATACCATCTACTTCAAAGGCAATAAATGGTTCATCAACAAATTTCCGCAGATCGATATCATCAAAGAAGCACGGATCATTAAAGACTGA
- a CDS encoding M14 family metallopeptidase yields the protein MKLQIKQFIAVTALSVTALFATAQTADQIFKAAGSPANPKVTVSWNRYYDHAGITDILKKIAAAHPELAKLQSIGKSFKGRDIWCLTITDFKKGNADQKPGMYIDGNIHSNEVQGAEFSMYTAWYLTESFKDTRFIKELLADKVFYIVPTINPDGRDSYFHEPNTGSSPRSGVLPVDNDRDGLVDEDGYDDLDGDNEVLIMRRKNPNGRLRIDPSDPRRMIQVGPDEKGEYEMLGLEGKDNDGDGVVNEDGYTFQYDPNRDWGWGWQPNYIQNGAYKYPFSLPETRAVMDFVMKHPNIAGAQSYHNAGGMILRGPGDPTDQVTYNPQDIQVYDIIAKKGEELIPGYRYLVVHKDLYPAYGGELDWFYGGRGIYTYSNELWTPYLMFNKDATRNPQDNTNFNFDTYLLFKDAFVDWHEYDHPQYGKIEIGGFKKNFGRAHPGFLLESDAHRNMAFTIYHAYHTPLLKVDTVTEKDLGNGLKEVTAVISNSRIMPTHSSHDLKYKIERPDCISISGVKAIAGMIVENADLNITTEQTSNPEKIEVENIPGLSTVTVRWVVQGSGKYTISVDSKKGGVAKK from the coding sequence ATGAAACTTCAGATAAAACAATTCATCGCAGTAACTGCACTCAGCGTTACAGCACTATTTGCGACAGCACAAACTGCTGATCAGATATTTAAAGCAGCAGGCTCGCCAGCCAATCCGAAAGTTACGGTTAGCTGGAACCGTTATTACGATCATGCAGGCATAACAGATATCCTAAAAAAGATTGCTGCAGCACATCCCGAATTAGCGAAACTGCAATCCATTGGCAAATCATTTAAAGGCCGTGATATCTGGTGTCTTACGATCACTGATTTCAAAAAAGGAAATGCAGATCAGAAACCCGGCATGTACATCGATGGGAATATTCACTCCAATGAAGTACAAGGTGCTGAGTTCTCCATGTACACTGCATGGTACTTAACCGAGTCATTCAAAGATACACGTTTCATCAAAGAATTATTGGCTGACAAAGTTTTTTACATCGTTCCAACAATTAATCCTGATGGTCGTGACAGTTATTTTCATGAACCTAACACCGGAAGTTCACCACGTTCGGGTGTATTGCCTGTTGATAATGATCGTGATGGTTTAGTTGATGAAGATGGTTATGATGATCTTGATGGCGATAATGAAGTGTTGATCATGCGTCGCAAAAATCCAAATGGACGTTTACGTATTGATCCTTCTGATCCACGCAGGATGATCCAGGTTGGTCCGGATGAAAAAGGTGAATATGAAATGCTTGGACTTGAAGGAAAAGATAATGATGGTGATGGTGTGGTAAATGAAGATGGCTATACGTTTCAATACGATCCCAATCGTGACTGGGGCTGGGGATGGCAACCAAACTATATACAGAATGGTGCCTATAAATATCCGTTCTCATTACCTGAAACAAGAGCGGTGATGGACTTTGTTATGAAGCATCCGAATATTGCAGGTGCACAATCGTATCACAATGCAGGTGGCATGATCTTACGTGGCCCCGGCGATCCTACCGACCAGGTTACATACAATCCACAAGACATACAGGTGTATGATATCATTGCAAAGAAAGGTGAAGAATTGATTCCAGGCTATCGTTATCTCGTTGTACACAAAGATCTCTACCCTGCTTATGGTGGTGAGCTCGATTGGTTTTATGGTGGTCGTGGTATCTACACCTACTCCAATGAATTATGGACACCGTATTTGATGTTCAATAAAGATGCAACACGTAACCCGCAGGATAATACCAACTTCAATTTTGACACCTACCTCTTGTTTAAAGATGCATTTGTTGACTGGCATGAATACGATCATCCGCAATACGGTAAAATTGAAATTGGTGGTTTCAAGAAAAATTTTGGCCGTGCACATCCGGGCTTTTTGTTAGAAAGCGATGCGCACCGGAACATGGCCTTCACTATCTACCATGCATACCATACTCCGTTGCTGAAAGTAGATACGGTTACAGAAAAAGATTTGGGCAATGGGTTGAAAGAAGTGACGGCTGTTATTTCTAACAGTCGCATTATGCCAACACACAGCAGTCATGATTTAAAGTACAAGATCGAACGTCCCGATTGTATTTCAATCAGCGGTGTAAAAGCAATTGCAGGAATGATCGTTGAAAATGCTGATCTCAACATCACAACAGAACAAACAAGTAATCCTGAGAAAATTGAAGTAGAGAACATCCCGGGCTTATCAACTGTTACTGTTCGCTGGGTGGTGCAAGGGAGCGGAAAGTACACGATCAGTGTTGATAGTAAGAAGGGTGGTGTTGCTAAGAAATGA